One genomic window of Candidatus Wallbacteria bacterium includes the following:
- a CDS encoding tetratricopeptide repeat protein — protein sequence MIKDIDLMLRNPANFYVKIDKKSRGDDMKLGFFTMPLILLVILIIADQSYAGKKDNHTLTEAELLYVFGCEYYTGDQVQQDYKQAVQLFRKSAEKGFAESQFRMGVAYSIGKGEVQDYSQAAKWFKKAADQNHADAQFRLGLFHLLGYCGAKDLSQAIQWFQKAADQGHVNAQIYLGNSYGSGDGVPQDFMKAYLWYNLAAASGNEEVKKKRDAFLEVLDFAQIAEAQKMAADWTEKHPVNKYNQVKP from the coding sequence TTGATAAAAGATATTGATTTGATGCTCAGGAATCCTGCAAATTTTTATGTTAAAATAGATAAAAAAAGCAGAGGTGATGATATGAAACTTGGTTTTTTTACAATGCCTCTAATTTTGCTGGTAATTCTGATAATAGCAGATCAAAGTTATGCCGGTAAAAAAGACAACCACACATTGACTGAAGCGGAACTTTTATACGTATTTGGCTGTGAATATTATACAGGTGATCAGGTGCAACAAGATTATAAACAGGCTGTTCAGCTTTTTCGGAAATCAGCAGAGAAAGGTTTTGCAGAATCTCAATTCCGTATGGGAGTTGCATATTCAATTGGGAAAGGGGAAGTACAGGATTATTCACAGGCTGCTAAGTGGTTTAAGAAAGCTGCTGATCAAAATCACGCAGACGCGCAGTTCCGTCTGGGCTTGTTTCATCTTTTAGGGTATTGTGGAGCAAAAGACTTAAGTCAAGCTATACAATGGTTTCAGAAAGCCGCTGATCAGGGGCATGTCAATGCCCAAATTTATCTTGGGAATTCTTATGGCTCTGGTGATGGCGTTCCACAAGATTTTATGAAAGCTTATCTCTGGTATAACCTTGCAGCAGCTTCTGGAAACGAAGAAGTGAAAAAGAAAAGAGATGCTTTTTTAGAAGTATTGGACTTTGCACAAATTGCGGAAGCTCAAAAAATGGCGGCTGATTGGACAGAAAAGCATCCTGTAAATAAATACAACCAAGTAAAGCCATGA
- a CDS encoding ORF6N domain-containing protein encodes MTKKKTELTTKPIVESKIFMIRGKQVMLDKDLAELYEVETKVLNQAVKRNLKRFPRDFMFQLKDNEIQHSRSQIVTLNSGRGRNTKYLPYAFTENGIAMLSSVLNSERAIMVNIQIMRTFTRLREILSTSQEIKKKIDEHDQKLIQISEVLKRIITQITDQPVKPKPQIGFRGKRDEG; translated from the coding sequence ATGACGAAAAAGAAAACCGAGTTGACAACGAAGCCGATTGTAGAGAGCAAAATTTTCATGATCAGGGGCAAGCAGGTGATGCTTGATAAAGACCTTGCCGAGCTGTACGAGGTCGAGACGAAAGTGTTGAACCAGGCTGTGAAAAGGAATCTGAAAAGGTTTCCCCGTGATTTCATGTTTCAGTTGAAAGACAACGAGATACAACATTCAAGGTCACAAATTGTGACCTTGAACAGCGGAAGAGGCCGAAACACTAAGTATTTACCCTATGCGTTCACGGAAAATGGCATAGCTATGCTGTCATCCGTCCTGAACAGTGAACGCGCTATCATGGTCAATATTCAGATCATGAGGACGTTTACCAGGCTGAGGGAAATCCTGAGCACGAGCCAAGAAATCAAGAAAAAGATCGACGAACACGATCAGAAGCTTATACAGATTTCAGAGGTGCTCAAGCGGATCATAACGCAGATCACAGATCAACCCGTAAAGCCTAAACCGCAGATCGGTTTCAGGGGAAAGCGCGACGAGGGATAG